In Spinacia oleracea cultivar Varoflay chromosome 5, BTI_SOV_V1, whole genome shotgun sequence, a single window of DNA contains:
- the LOC110776605 gene encoding DNA replication licensing factor MCM3 homolog 2, whose protein sequence is MDISEEAFAAHKRTFLDFLDHDAGHGIYMDTISKMITNKQRHRIIVNLSDLHDYNSDLARRLLKNPTEYIQPFCDAVTEVTRRIDAKFLKEGEQVVVGFDSPFVSRRVTPRDLLSQFIGSMVCVEGIVTKCSLVRPKVVKSVHFCPSTGHFTSREYRDITSTTGLPTGSVYPTRDENGNLLVTEYGLCKYKDHQTLSMQEVPEKSAPGQLPRTIDVIVEDDMVDACKPGDRVAICGIYKALPGKNKGSVNGVFRTILIANNVTLLNKEANAPIYSAEDLKNIKKIADRQDIFDLLGNSLAPSIYGHTWIKKAVILLMLGGTEKNLKNGTHLRGDINMMMVGDPSVAKSQLLRAIMNIAPLAISTTGRGSSGVGLTAAVTSDQETGERRLEAGAMVLADRGVICIDEFDKMNDLDRVAIHEVMEQQTVTIAKAGIHASLNARCSVVAAANPIYGTYDRSLTPTKNIGLPDSLLSRFDLLFIVLDQMDPEIDGYISEHVLRMHRYRSPQDGGDGTLDGSQYGGEEEADPDSSVFVKFNRMLHGKKAQRGRKQETLTINFLKKYIHYAKHRVQPELSDEASENIATAYAELRNSNSNAKGGTGGSGTLPITARTLETIIRLSTAHAKLKLSRTVLKSDVEAALKVLNFAIYHKELTEMDEREQGRERELERKRQADHDANNNERAQRPRRNNRSGQGDEAVTESEATEAMEVDEPPADQSAINVSPERVEAFDSILGQHMRANHLDVISIADLDRITNADATTSYSRAEIMFLLERLQTDNRLMIVDDMVHMM, encoded by the exons ATGGACATCAGCGAAGAAGCATTTGCAGCTCACAAGCGCACATTCCTGGACTTCTTAGACCACGAT GCGGGTCATGGAATCTACATGGATACAATCAGTAAAATGATTACGAACAAGCAGCGCCACCGCATAATCGTTAACCTCTCCGACCTTCACGACTACAATTCCGACCTAGCCCGCCG GTTATTGAAGAATCCAACCGAGTACATTCAACCTTTTTGTGATGCGGTGACGGAAGTTACACGGCGTATCGATGCCAAGTTTTTGAAGGAAGGAGAGCAAGTTGTGGTTGGATTTGATAGCCCGTTTGTTTCCAGAAGGGTTACTCCTAGAGATCTTCTGTCacagtttattggttctatggTTTGCGTCGAGGGGATCGTTACAAAAT GTTCTCTTGTGAGGCCTAAAGTTGTAAAAAGTGTTCATTTTTGCCCCTCAACTGGCCATTTCACATCCAGAGAGTATCGAGATATTACATCTACAACAGGCCTACCTACTGGTTCTGTCTATCCCACCCGG GATGAAAATGGAAATCTACTGGTGACTGAATATGGATTGTGTAAATATAAAGATCATCAGACTTTATCAATGCAAGAAGTGCCAGAAAAATCTGCCCCTGGTCAGCTTCCAAGAACTATTGATGTCATCGTTGAGGATGACATGGTTGATGCATGCAAACCTGGAGACCGCGTCGCAATTTGTGGAATTTACAAAGCTCTGCCTGGAAAAAACAAGGGCAGTGTGAATGGAGTATTCAG GACAATTCTTATTGCTAATAACGTGACCCTGCTGAATAAAGAGGCAAATGCACCCATTTATTCTGCTGAAGATTTGAAGAACATTAAGAAGATAGCTGATAGACAAGATATATTTGACCTGCTTGGTAATTCCCTTGCACCATCTATTTATGGACACACGTGGATCAAGAAGGCAGTAATATTACTAATGCTTGGTGGGACTGAGAAGAACTTGAAGAATGGGACACACTTGAGAGG GGACATAAACATGATGATGGTTGGTGATCCTTCAGTTGCCAAGTCCCAACTGCTAAGAGCAATCATGAACATTGCCCCTTTGGCCATTTCGACAACTGGTCGGGGCTCTTCAGGTGTTGGTCTGACAGCAGCTGTAACTTCTGACCAGGAAACAG GGGAAAGAAGGCTAGAAGCTGGCGCTATGGTTCTTGCTGATCGCGGTGTCATATGCATTGACGAATTTGACAAGATGAATGACTTAGATCGTGTTGCTATACATGAAGTTATGGAACAGCAGACAGTAACCATTGCCAAGGCTGGTATCCATGCATCTCTTAATGCTCGATGCAGTGTTGTGGCTGCTGCAAATCCTATCTATGGAACT TATGATCGATCATTAACTCCAACGAAGAACATTGGATTGCCAGACTCCTTACTTTCTCGTTTTGATCTGCTATTTATTGTGTTGGACCAAATGGATCCTGAGATAGATGGTTATATTTCTGAGCATGTCTTGCGTATGCATCGTTACCGTTCTCCACAGGATGGAG GAGATGGGACACTTGATGGTTCTCAATACGGGGGAGAGGAAGAGGCAGATCCTGATTCATCTGTCTTTGTCAAGTTTAACAGAATGCTGCATGGAAAGAAGGCTCAGAGGGGTAGGAAGCAAGAGACTTTAACAATCAATTTTCTTAAGAAGTATATTCACTATGCAAAGCATAGAGTCCAGCCAGAGCTGAGTGATGAG GCATCTGAAAATATTGCAACTGCATACGCAGAGCTTAGAAATTCCAACTCAAATGCGAAG GGTGGGACCGGTGGGTCTGGAACTCTGCCTATCACTGCAAGAACTCTGGAAACAATCATACGACTTTCTACTGCGCATGCCAAGCTGAAATTGAGCAGAACG GTTCTAAAATCTGATGTTGAAGCTGctcttaaagttctaaactttgCCATTTATCATAAAGAGTTGACGGAGATGGATGAGCGTGAGCAAGGAAGGGAGAGAGAATTGGAAAGAAAGCGCCAAGCTGATCATGATGCCAACAATAACGAACGGGCTCAACGTCCTCGTCGCAACAATAGGTCTGGTCAAGGTGATGAAGCTGTAACAGAAAG TGAGGCAACAGAAGCTATGGAAGTTGATGAGCCACCTGCAGACCAATCAGCAATCAACGTTTCTCCTGAGAG AGTGGAAGCATTTGATTCAATTTTGGGTCAGCACATGCGAGCAAACCACTTGGATGTGATATCCATTGCAGATCTTGATAGGATAACCAATGCAGATGCAACTACGAGTTACTCAAGGGCAGAGATAATGTTTCTCTTAGAG AGACTACAAACGGACAACAGACTGATGATTGTTGATGACATGGTGCACATGATGTAG